The window ACATCGCCGAAACCGATTATCCGTCCGTTTTCCAGATACATGGCTTTTGAACAGAAGGTTCTGACAGCGTGGATGTCGTGGGTGACGAAAAGAACGGTTATGCCTTTGTTGACCATAGCCTTCATCTTTGCCATACACTTGGTCTGGAAAAATACGTCGCCGACACTGAGTGCTTCGTCGACAATAAGAATCTCCGGCTCAACATTGATAGCCACAGCAAAGGCCAGACGGGCGAACATCCCGCTGGAGTAGGTTTTTACGGGCTGATATACGAAATCGCCGATATCGGCGAATGAGAGTATCTCATCAATCTTGGCGTCCATCTCCTCAGTGGAGAAGCCCATTATGGCACCGTTCAGATAAACGTTCTCTATTCCGGTCATCTGCGGGTTAAACCCTGCGCCAAGCTCCAGAAGTGACGATACCTTACCGTTGACTGAAACACTGCCGGAACTGGGGGTAAGCACTCCGGTCAGAATTTTCAGCAGGGTACTTTTTCCCGCTCCGTTCTTTCCGATTATGCCTACTGTATCGCCCTTTTTTATTTCAAAAGAGAGGTTGTCCAGTGCGTAGAAGTTTTTGTGATAGCATCTGCGCAACGGATGCAGAGCCTCTTTCAGTCTGTCTGCGTGTCTGTTGTAAAGTCTGTATACCTTTGAAAGGTTTTCAACCCTGATGGCGATTTCGTTCATCACAGCACATCCGCAAAATGGGGGCGGAGCTTACGGAAAACAAGAACTCCCACCGCCATGATAATTATCGATACGCACCAGAAATAGATCGTCAGTTTCATATTGTCCCAGAACCATTCCTTGTAGATAAGGGAGGCTCTGTAGCCCTCGGTAATGTAGAAAACCGGATTAAGCTTTATAAGCCAGTGATATTTTTCGGGAATTATGTTGATCGACCAGAAAATAGGTGTTCCCCAGAAGCCTATCTGGGTCAGCATGCCCACAATCTGCCCCATATCTTTCAGGAAAACCGTTACGGAGCATGTTATTAGCGATATTCCTGTCAGAAGAAAAATCATCGCAAAAAGATAGTAAAAAATCTGAAACCAGTGGGCGGACGGCTTTATGCCGTATCCGGCTGTGAAACCGAAGAGGATCATTATAAAGAATATGTGGATTATCAGCGATGAAAAAAGCTTTATGAAAGGGAGCAGTTTAACGTCGAAAACGATCTTTTTTACCAGATAGCTGAAATCCGTTATGGAGTTTGCTCCGTTGTTCACAGCATCTGCAAAAAAAAACCACGGGATGATGCCCGCCAGAAGCCAGAGCAGAAAGGGCGCATTCTGAACAGGCTGCGATTTGAAGCCTATGTGGAATACAAACCAGAATATGAATATTGTCACCGAGGGCTGAATGAAAGCCCAGAGAAGACCAAGGAACGAACCGAGATATTTGGATTTAAAGTCGTTCAGTACAAGTTTGGCAAGAAGACGGCGCGATTTGTAGAAGCTGCCGAAAATATCGGTCGTTGTTTTGGCATTGAGCATGAGGTTGGTTTATACCTTTGTAGAGATGATGTATTTTTATCAAACGGGTAAACGGTTGTCAATCTATATTAGGCAGGAGGCCTGACAGGGGCAGGTCAGGAGAAGAGCTGTCTTTTGACCAGAAGCAGGGCTTTTCTGATGATATATCCGGCAGAGGAATAACGAAGACCGAGTGCCTCCGCCTGTTTGCGGCCTTTTTCTGCATTGGCCAGCAGTGCGTTGATGCGTGACAGCCGTCCGAAAAGCGACTTAATTCCGAATTTTTCAGCACCTATGGTGTTTTTGCCGTGCTGTCTGTAAAGGATTGTAGGTTCAGGCACAAAAACAACCTTGCCGCCGTGTTTCAGAGCGGTCAGAGCCGCCCACCAGTCGTGGATGACAGCCTCTTCGGGAATGCTTTTCAGCCTGTCGGCCAGTGCCCTGTTCAGCATCGCCGTGCAGCCTGTAACAACGTTCTCCAAAGCGAGTATATTTAATT of the Seleniivibrio woodruffii genome contains:
- a CDS encoding ABC transporter permease; translated protein: MLNAKTTTDIFGSFYKSRRLLAKLVLNDFKSKYLGSFLGLLWAFIQPSVTIFIFWFVFHIGFKSQPVQNAPFLLWLLAGIIPWFFFADAVNNGANSITDFSYLVKKIVFDVKLLPFIKLFSSLIIHIFFIMILFGFTAGYGIKPSAHWFQIFYYLFAMIFLLTGISLITCSVTVFLKDMGQIVGMLTQIGFWGTPIFWSINIIPEKYHWLIKLNPVFYITEGYRASLIYKEWFWDNMKLTIYFWCVSIIIMAVGVLVFRKLRPHFADVL
- a CDS encoding ABC transporter ATP-binding protein, with protein sequence MNEIAIRVENLSKVYRLYNRHADRLKEALHPLRRCYHKNFYALDNLSFEIKKGDTVGIIGKNGAGKSTLLKILTGVLTPSSGSVSVNGKVSSLLELGAGFNPQMTGIENVYLNGAIMGFSTEEMDAKIDEILSFADIGDFVYQPVKTYSSGMFARLAFAVAINVEPEILIVDEALSVGDVFFQTKCMAKMKAMVNKGITVLFVTHDIHAVRTFCSKAMYLENGRIIGFGDVEQLTSDYMRIQRDSANSALQSSELKISDMSDQPAIETQEAKSSEYSGILDLSGKKALQGIHSGNGKATILDFAILDKNGFQVSEIESCAEYSILMGIKFHEDMDSFAVVAPVRSLNGEQQIGVSSSASKAVFPPVKKDSVFVVRINSVMNIKQGAYTLTLAVELPIILNEIHEFLHVIENCAAFKVVWGSHRFPTTFFTDGSFEITAVS